The nucleotide sequence ATGAAAATAGGTAGTCAAATGCCAAACAACCACATTGAAGATATATGTTAATTGTCATTTTAACatttaaagttaaaatgatgcaaCATAAaattgaaaatgaaaaaaaaaatgtcatttGAGATACTTTTTACTTGAAGCTAAAATACAATTGAATGATTATACAACTTCAACTAAGTTAATCACAGCAAGGTTAGATCCTTCTTTTTTGCGCAAAGTTCAAAGAATAGataaacattaatttttttttacaaatttttCATAATCATGCATAGTACGAATAACCTAAATGCATATGTAGATTTGGAAGATCAGGCACTGCTCCCCTATCTGCAATCTTTGTGGTCAAGTGTAATCTTCTTTTTTTCTGTTTCAGGTGGTATCTTGTGATCTAGCTTTAAGGAGATGGCACTGCGAGGAGTTTGGCAACTTCAGAAGCTTATAGTGAGCTATTCTGACTGGGGTGGAAGCAGCAAGGGGATCAGGTATTGTTCCTGTAATTCTTGATAGAGTATCCATCTGATTAATACCCATTTGAATTGTCTTTGGGGCTTCTGAATCTGAAATATAGCTGGAGATAATTAACTTGCATCACTTTATAGTGGCAATGAATGCTTGAGGTTTTTCTGCCACAAGCTTAGTTCAAttccatatcttcaataaagttttTGCATATGGTTTCCATTAGTAGTTACTTTTATCTGGCAATTGTGCATTTGATTTGTCATATTATTATTAGTAAGTCATAGAATGTCTTGTCAATCGTCCTGATAGCTTTTTTTGAGCTTTGACAAAGCAATTTTGGCCAAACTATGTGGTTTCAGACGATTGATTTATATTTACATTGTAAACTATGTTGATGTGCATGTTCTATATTTTTGTATGAGATGTCTCCATGTACAGTTTTGTATGTTCCACCCCCTATGGGAGacatttacatataattttaggATGCATTGTTGTGTGATGTGCGATACCTTTGGTCTATGAACTACTTTTATTGTTTACTTATTGCAAAAGTAAGGGTACATTGCATAGATTCAGTTACCTTGTCCAATgctcataaacatgaataaaaaAAGTAGTGATAGCTATATGTTTGTATAGATGGGATAATTCAATGTTCTTTAAATTCCAAATGGAAGAGATGTTTCTTTCTTAAGATTTATTTGTGTCACATTTCAATGATGAAGTTGTCATGTAATCCGCTTTTGTTCCCACTGAATCTGTTGCTTGAGTGGTAAGTCTTCTGTGAATATAATTATACACTTGAGTGGTGTGTAGTGAACGGTAGAGATTAATTGTCATGGGCAGCCATGATGGAGTTTTGAAAGGTCTTTAGTTTAGACAACAATTAAGTTGTCCTAGTAAATTATTCTTTTAATTCCCGAGCACATATCACAGTTCATCGCATATTCCATCTCATCACAGGTCAATAGGTTGATATATACATAGCATAATGGCCTCTTTGTATTCCCTTATTCTGTAACGTTTAGATTATTGAATGTGCGGTCATTTGGAAAGGACTTTAGTTTGTCAAGTTGTTTTTATTTTGTTGATTCTGCTTATTCATTCACAACCGaaagattttttttctaaatgtGACTGTAGTTTCTTTCTCAAACACAGTATTTCACATCAGGATTATCATTATTCCTCGCTTAGGATCTTAGATAGTTATGTTGATTATTTTGTTCTGTTTGAGAAAAAGAAAGCAAGGCTTGATAGGGGTTAAACAGAATCTTAAAAGGGCCAGCAGTCCTTTTGCGCCTGAACCAGGATCTACCAGGCTGGAACTAGGCATCCGACCCTACTTTAAGGGTTGGTTAGCAAAATAAGGTGGCAAGTAGAGATAGCCTAAACAGGGAGAGAGTAGGATAGCAGCCATTAattatcttttttgcttattcttataattattttattaaatatcttatttatctaTGTAATATTTTGGATTTGATTAGAATATAGTTCAATTAGGATATTTGATCACTAGTAGCCCATAAATGAAGGTTGTGATTTTAAGCACTTAAGTCTATGATTGGCTTTGAATTCTCTTTCTTATCCAACAAATGATTTTAGTGAATTATCTttttctctaagttttgaagACTGCTTCTAGAGATGCCAATTCTGACAAAAGAACAGTTTGAAAAGAGATGTTATTGATATATGATTGTACAACATCCAACTGGCATGATGGTTGACCCCCTATTTGTGGTCTGATGCGTCAAGTTGAACCATGAAATATTAGCATTTTTTTTAGTGAGACCAGTATTTGTGATTCTTGTTGGTATTTATTTTGAAGTGAGACCCCCTATGTGGGGTCTAATACACCAAGCTGCACatgcaaagaagaaaaaaaaatatactgTAAGCATGTTTTTTAAGTGAGACACTGATTAATGCAGTATACTGATATGACAATGGCCAAGTTTTCAAATGTTGCTTGAGCTGGTATGCCGTAATCACTATGTATCTTTCCAATGAAGGACCAGTATCCGACCATATGTTTCAGCAtttgtcaataattttttattattttaagtgaTATGGAACCATGCAGCTAGGTTTACTATTTGGTAACTAGTATAACATCAATTTGACAAGGTGTCAATATTGTTATCAATTGTGATTGCAAACCTTGATTTTATAATTTCAATAACCCATTTGTTGCTCTTAAAGATCAAAGTTTCATACCTTGGATGTTTACTTGCTTTTACTGCTGTTTGGACATGCAGACAGAGAAACTGGTTGGAATTGATTCAAGCTACTATGAGTTTTTTGTCATCTCAGTATATGTTatagttttaacttttaagtcACACGTTAGTGATTGTGGTCCAGTTCCAtcattttgaaaattattaaaagaTCTAGGCTCCATGTCTGTGTCATCTTTGTTAATCTGATATTTGATGACAGGGCCTTTATGGAAACTCATTTGCCAGTCTTTAAGGAAAAGAATCCTCAGCTAGAGGTAGTCACTGAGCTTATCCGTGGACAGCATCCTCATTTGAAGGGCTTATATAGTAAGATATTTATCTCTTTTGGTTTTAGCACAATTTGCATCATTGTTGAACATGAAGTCATAAACTGAAAAGTCATATTATCTGGTTGACCTGAATGTCCAGTTATTTTGGTGGTGATTTTCTTTGTTGTATAGATGTGATGGTAAAACTACTCCCAATTAAAGAATAATGTAACTTAGTCTGATGTGTTGACAATTTTGTGATGTAAACTTAGTGACCAAATGGCCCTGATAAACCTTACCATATGTTGTTCTGAACTGAGGCAATGGCCTATTCTTTATGTACTGTATGTAAGAATTGAGCCTTCTAATCCCTCTGCTATGCCAATCGGTGGTAATTTATTCTTATGCTATGAAATCTTTTAGTGACCCCTGTTAATGTCAGTGAAGACAAGCTCCACCCAGAGTTTTAATTGCTTCCAAATGACCGAGAACCTGAAGTCCTGCAAAGCATTCCGAGTAGCTCACAGCCTGCCCCAGCTGAACAGTAACAAGTTAGCCAAACTAGGATCATCAATCGGGATAGATTTAAGGATTGGACTTTCACTAGAAATCAAAAGCTTTCCATATGGTTTGGGCATACTATAGCATTGCTTTTGGGGGCTGaaataactatattttatttatatgcaGAGAATCATAACCAGCGGGTGGTCTGTGTTAAAAATTTGATGCCAGAGGACGTATTACTGCATGCTACCAGATTAAGGAATGCCTTAGGAAGGAAGGTTGTGAAACTGAGAACAAGGCATGTCACAAAGCATCCCAGTGTTCAAGGCACATGGACAACTGCACTCAAATTTTGAATAGAAGAGCTTAGGTATCACTCATCTTATGCATTCTGTTTTCTGTTAGTTGTTGTTATTGGGTTTTATTGTGATATGGCTTGTTATTTGAATGTTGAACTTGATTAGTTAAGTTGGGAGAAGAGATGGGGGTTGCAGATAAGATGTTAACCAGAGTACCTGTTGTAATCTTGAAGTGTACACTTGACACTAAATTCCTGTGGACTGGTTTGACCATGTTTCGTTGATTTAGTCTAACCTTACACGAACGCAGCGTTGTTTACATAGTCACAACAGTTGGTCAGATACAGATCTAGCTCATGTAACTCATTAAATTAGTAATTCTATTTTACTAAATTGTT is from Musa acuminata AAA Group cultivar baxijiao chromosome BXJ1-6, Cavendish_Baxijiao_AAA, whole genome shotgun sequence and encodes:
- the LOC135675719 gene encoding large ribosomal subunit protein mL43-like, whose amino-acid sequence is MALRGVWQLQKLIVSYSDWGGSSKGIRAFMETHLPVFKEKNPQLEVVTELIRGQHPHLKGLYKNHNQRVVCVKNLMPEDVLLHATRLRNALGRKVVKLRTRHVTKHPSVQGTWTTALKF